The following coding sequences are from one Melanotaenia boesemani isolate fMelBoe1 chromosome 19, fMelBoe1.pri, whole genome shotgun sequence window:
- the LOC121630323 gene encoding calmodulin-regulated spectrin-associated protein 1-B-like isoform X1 encodes MDVSAGRDSTWRGAAAADEDDGGGGGGMEAQVVPLELYDSARAKIDANLRWLFAKAYGIDHIPPDLQDPFYTDQYEQEHIKPPIIRLLLSGDLYCRVYGLILPAEQAASLQSNQSVIQALSRKGIYVLENNNTPVSDLDLSSSPIKMSSHIHLIDALMMAYTVEMISIEKVVSSVKRFSNFSASKELPYDLEDAMTFWINKVNMKMRELTEKECKMKQHLLESPSHQKPDLLHALAHCLLEPVEFSHVVRYRRDHLSGRTLQHFPLLEDLLKDVCDGTALLAVIHFYCPEVIRLEDICLKEVPSIADSVYNIQLLTEFSNEYLNKCFHLKPEDLLYAPPVLKNNVMVFIAELFWWFENVKPDFVQPRDLQDMKDVRLLLQPKSSRSYVPVSNVTKRSFLPSSNSADILTTTRSPELSSKPTTTSQSHSLLPLRQRQQKVARESTSELRNRSNSVTQTDGQYQGSILAWPERRARPLSQPVPYTLNFATEDNADSISLARSMSKDSLASNIMSITPKHMLASGHPQHRLSGQSLLSHMRIEDEEEEREEEELVSVIHPSAFSRHRLGSDMEQDELEVQIATSSSRVSSSSCALGYGADPLSLDQQAESFYLEPLMPTVPKPAKEKSISLSKQQESGESRSRIAKKTATNIPSTSQRKSAPVVESLRSSLRPSTDGTTGVTQSGKKQAHGFFLHLSGELDLHTPFSSMLEAGHDSDSDIADLEEDEEEDDQMDPTKGVKTGRGKFFEERDMTEFGEAEGESAKLREDLKVSEREDKEDLSGRSSPCPSTVSWASSCSASGSTSVKMTSFAERKLLKLGLREGYSSTSSSQKTTPDGSETAPLSLVKEPSSVFGNNIIVSPSVVPSELLQLHMKLEEQRRAIEYQKKKMETLSARQRLKLGKAAFFNIVKKGGGKSDTLPLPLKHSQESTGLTSADRRKTKTQSCKDDSCLDMLKGQTEAGPMNRDNKWCTLSQDNCSEPDLNECSRSIDLLNEAISSIQQQMTQLSLQQDLLMRQGVTSPPEPVKTHLSTTPNTTQETSSTSDSKLYAVHFVDISGSSSFPVRRPPKLSSSLRSKGSERKQSKENSKTASVKSSIPSVDFTLSSREGTLGELETGSVVESSKTERNIQRNATFRVHECTGDGSGHFSGKIKPQEPPVICKTFESPSQDGDQQEIKAGGGDESTRIKSHLIEVDLSELKDPVADDSADVTDCRAEGEQKNVLGFFFKDDEKAEDEMAKRRAAFLLKQQRKAEEARLRKLQQEAESELKRDEARRKAEEERIRKEEEKARRELIKQEYLRRKQQALMEEQGLVKPRTRTKSRRNRPKSLHREEFNSLSKGSTTRNSLKVSMLTKAQSSAAGCRGADLSFSHRGSTVSLVTDADSVISGGAESNRAGSVCSMESFPMLSRASSRNMERDWENGSIASSITSAEYNGPKLFKEPSSKSNKPIIINAIAHCCLAGKVNEVQKNVILEELEKCESNHLIILFRDGGCQFRAIYSYSPDTEEIIKFTGNGPRTITRKMVDKLYKYSSDRKQFNVIPAKSVSVSVDALTIHNHLWQVKRPGSARRK; translated from the exons ATCATATCCCTCCAGATCTACAAGACCCTTTCTATACAGACCAGTATGAGCAGGAACATATCAAGCCCCCTATCATCCGCCTGCTATTGTCTGGAGATCTCTACTGCCGTGTGTATGGACTCATCCTTCCTGCTGAGCAGGCTGCCTCTCTCCAAAGCAACCAGTCTGTCATCCAAGCACTGTCCAGGAAAGGCATCTATGTCCTGGAGAACAACAACACACCTGTTTCTGATCTGGATCTCAGCTCGTCCCCCATCAAAATG AGTTCTCACATCCACCTCATTGATGCTCTGATGATGGCCTACACAGTGGAGATGATCAGCATAGAGAAGGTGGTGTCCAGTGTGAAGCGCTTTTCAAACTTCAGTGCCTCCAAGGAGCTTCCTTATGACCTGGAAGATGCAATGACCttttggattaataaa gtGAACATGAAGATGAGAGAACTTACAGAGAAAGAGTGTAAAATGAAGCAACATCTACTTGAGTCACCCAGTCATCAAAag CCTGATTTATTGCATGCTCTGGCCCATTGCTTATTGGAGCCTGTGGAGTTCTCTCATGTG GTGCGCTACCGCAGAGATCACCTGTCAGGTCGAACGCTTCAGCACTTCCCACTGTTGGAAGACTTGTTGAAGGATGTGTGTGATGGCACAGCTCTGCTCGCTGTCATCCACTTCTACTGCCCAGAAGTCATTAGACTGGAAG ATATCTGCTTGAAGGAGGTTCCTTCCATAGCAGACAGCGTGTACAACATACAGCTACTAACAGAGTTTTCAAATGAGTACCTGAACAAATGCTTCCATCTGAAGCCTGAGGACCTTCTGTACGCTCCACCAGTATTAAAG AATAATGTAATGGTCTTCATTGCTGAACTTTTCTGGTGGTTTGAGAATGTGAAGCCAGACTTTGTGCAGCCCAGAGACCTTCAGGATATGAAAGATG TGAGACTACTGCTTCAACCTAAAAGTTCTCGGTCCTATGTACCTGTCTCCAATGTCACCAAACGAAGCTTCCTGCCTTCATCAAACTCAGCTGACATCTTGACCACAACCCGAAGTCCTGAACTCAG CTCTAAACCAACCACAACAAGCCAATCTCACTCTTTGCTGCCACTGAGACAGAGGCAGCAGAAGGTGGCTCGGGAGAGCACTTCAG aGTTGAGAAATAGGTCAAACTCTGTGACACAAACAGATGGACAATATCAAGGCTCCATACTGGCGTGGCCAGAGCGGAGGGCCAG GCCTTTGTCCCAGCCTGTGCCCTATACCCTGAACTTTGCCACAGAGGACAACGCAGACAGCATCAGCCTCGCTCGCTCCATGAGCAAAGACAGTTTAGCTTCTAACATCATGAGCATTACCCCCAAACACATGCTGGCTTCAGGTCATCCTCAGCACAGACTCAGTGGTCAAAGCTTGCTTAGTCACATGCGtatagaagatgaagaagaagaaagagaggaagaggaattGGTTTCTGTCATCCATCCTTCTGCATTTTCTCGACATCGGCTTGGAAGTGACATGGAACAGGATGAGTTGGAAGTACAGATTGCAACTTCATCCTCAAGGGTTTCCAGTTCTTCCTGTGCTCTTGGGTATGGTGCAGATCCCCTTAGTTTGGACCAGCAGGCAGAAAGCTTCTATCTGGAGCCTTTGATGCCCACCGTCCCTAAGCCAGCCAAGGAAAAAAGCATCAGTCTGAGCAAACAGCAGGAAAGTGGTGAGAGTCGCAGTAGAATAGCTAAGAAAACAGCTACCAATATCCCAAGCACCTCTCAGAGAAAATCAGCACCTGTGGTAGAATCGCTTCGTAGCTCTCTCAGGCCATCCACGGACGGGACAACAGGTGTTACTCAGTCTGGGAAAAAACAAGCCCATggttttttccttcatttgtcAGGGGAACTAGACCTCCACACTCCATTTTCCTCTATGTTGGAGGCAGGGCATGACTCTGACTCTGACATTGCAGACcttgaggaagatgaggaggaggacgaTCAGATGGATCCAACAAAAGGAGTGAAAACAGGAAGGGGAAAGTTCTTTGAGGAAAGAGACATGACTGAATTTGGAGAAGCAGAAGGAGAGTCAGCCAAACTCAGAGAGGACTTGAAGGTGAGCGAGCGGGAGGATAAGGAAGACCTCAGTGGACGCTCAAGCCCTTGTCCCAGTACTGTATCATGGGCGAGCAGCTGTAGTGCTTCAGGCAGCACAAGTGTCAAGATGACCAGCTTTGCAGAGAGGAAACTCCTAAAACTTGGTCTCCGTGAAGGATACTCAAGTACCAGCAGCTCCCAAAAGACCACACCAGATGGCTCTGAGACTGCTCCTTTGTCATTAGTGAAGGAGCCTAGCTCTGTTTTTGGGAATAATATAATAGTTAGTCCTTCAGTTGTGCCTTCAGAGCTTCTTCAACTTCACATGAAGCTGGAAGAGCAAAGGCGTGCAATCGAGTATCAGAAAAAGAAGATGGAGACGCTGTCAGCAAGGCAGAGACTAAAGCTTGGGAAAGCTGCATTCTTCAACATTGTTAAGAAGGGTGGAGGGAAGAGTGACACACTTCCTTTACCACTTAAACACTCCCAGGAATCTACTGGACTAACATCTGCtgacaggagaaaaacaaagaccCAGTCCTGCAAGGATGATTCCTGCCTTGATATGCTGAAAGGTCAAACAGAGGCAGGGCCGATGAACAGAGATAACAAGTGGTGCACTTTGTCTCAGGACAATTGCTCTGAACCCGATTTGAATGAATGCTCTCGCTCCATAGATCTACTCAACGAGGCCATTAGTTCTATTCAGCAACAGATGACGCAACTCTCCTTACAGCAAGACCTACTGATGAGGCAGGGTGTGACATCACCCCCAGAGCCCGTGAAAACTCACCTAAGCACAACCCCCAACACAACACAAGAAACATCCTCTACCTCAGATTCCAAATTGTATGCAGTTCACTTTGTCGATATCAGTGGCAGCAGTTCTTTCCCTGTCCGCCGTCCTCCCAAGCTAAGTTCAAGCCTGCGGAGCAAAGGATCAGAGCGGAAACAGAGTAAAGAAAACAGCAAGACGGCTTCTGTCAAGTCAAGCATCCCATCCGTAGACTTCACACTCTCTTCAAGAGAAGGTACACTTGGAGAGCTAGAAACAGGCAGTGTTGTTGAGAGCTCCAAAACTGAGAGAAATATTCAGAGAAATGCCACCTTTAGAGTCCATGAATGTACCGGAGATGGAAGTGGGCACTTCtcaggtaaaataaaaccacaggaaccaccAGTTATCTGCAAGACATTTGAATCTCCATCACAGGATGGAGATCAACAGGAGATAAAAGCTGGAGGTGGTGATGAGAGCACCAGAATCAAGAGTCACCTGATTGAGGTTGACTTGTCAGAGCTGAAGGATCCAGTTGCAGACGACAGCGCAGATGTTACAGACTGCAGAGCAGAAGGCGAGCAGAAGAATGTGTTGGGCttcttcttcaag GATGATGAGAAGGCAGAAGATGAAATGGCAAAACGACGTGCTGCCTTCCTCCTCAAACAGCAGCGAAAAGCTGAAGAGGCAAGACTACggaagctgcagcaggaggCAGAGAGCGAGCTCAAGCGGGATGAGGCTCG GCGTAAAGCAGAGGAGGAGCGTATTCGtaaggaggaagagaaggcGCGCCGAGAGCTGATTAAACAGGAATACCTGCGAAGGAAGCAGCAAGCGCTGATGGAGGAGCAAGGTCTGGTCAAGCCTCGGACAAGAACTAAATCTCGCAGGAACAGGCCTAAATCACTTCACCGCGAAGAGTTCAACAGTCTGTCTAAAGGATCCACCACAC GTAATTCTCTGAAGGTGTCCATGTTAACTAAAGCCCAGAGCTCAGCAGCAGGCTGCAGGGGAG ctgatcTGAGCTTTAGTCATCGAGGATCAACAGTCTCTTTGGTGACTGATGCAGACAGTGTCATCTCTGGAGGGGCAGAGTCAAACAG GGCTGGATCTGTGTGCTCTATGGAGTCGTTCCCCATGCTGAGCAGGGCATCCAGCAGGAACATGGAACGAGACTGGGAGAACGGCTCCATAGCCTCTTCCATCACTTCAGCTGAATACAATG GTCCAAAACTCTTCAAAGAGCCGAGCTCCAAATCCAACAAGCCAATCATCATCAATGCCATCGCACACTGCTGCCTGGCTGGAAAGGTTAATGAGGTCCAGAAGAATGTTATTCTTGAG GAGTTAGAAAAATGTGAGTCCAACCACCTGATCATCCTCTTCCGTGATGGTGGGTGCCAGTTCCGCGCCATTTACTCTTACTCACCGGACACTGAGGAGATCATCAAGTTCACGGGCAACGGCCCACGAACCATCACACGCAAGATGGTCGACAAGCTCTATAAATACAGCTCAGACCGCAAGCAGTTCAACGTTATCCCTGCTAAGAGCGTGTCTGTTAGTGTGGACGCCCTTACCATCCACAATCACCTCTGGCAGGTCAAGAGACCAGGGAGTGCGCGTAGGAAATGA
- the LOC121630323 gene encoding calmodulin-regulated spectrin-associated protein 1-B-like isoform X5, whose amino-acid sequence MDVSAGRDSTWRGAAAADEDDGGGGGGMEAQVVPLELYDSARAKIDANLRWLFAKAYGIDHIPPDLQDPFYTDQYEQEHIKPPIIRLLLSGDLYCRVYGLILPAEQAASLQSNQSVIQALSRKGIYVLENNNTPVSDLDLSSSPIKMSSHIHLIDALMMAYTVEMISIEKVVSSVKRFSNFSASKELPYDLEDAMTFWINKVNMKMRELTEKECKMKQHLLESPSHQKSPSKWYWKLVPVRYRRDHLSGRTLQHFPLLEDLLKDVCDGTALLAVIHFYCPEVIRLEDICLKEVPSIADSVYNIQLLTEFSNEYLNKCFHLKPEDLLYAPPVLKNNVMVFIAELFWWFENVKPDFVQPRDLQDMKDVRLLLQPKSSRSYVPVSNVTKRSFLPSSNSADILTTTRSPELSSKPTTTSQSHSLLPLRQRQQKVARESTSELRNRSNSVTQTDGQYQGSILAWPERRARPLSQPVPYTLNFATEDNADSISLARSMSKDSLASNIMSITPKHMLASGHPQHRLSGQSLLSHMRIEDEEEEREEEELVSVIHPSAFSRHRLGSDMEQDELEVQIATSSSRVSSSSCALGYGADPLSLDQQAESFYLEPLMPTVPKPAKEKSISLSKQQESGESRSRIAKKTATNIPSTSQRKSAPVVESLRSSLRPSTDGTTGVTQSGKKQAHGFFLHLSGELDLHTPFSSMLEAGHDSDSDIADLEEDEEEDDQMDPTKGVKTGRGKFFEERDMTEFGEAEGESAKLREDLKVSEREDKEDLSGRSSPCPSTVSWASSCSASGSTSVKMTSFAERKLLKLGLREGYSSTSSSQKTTPDGSETAPLSLVKEPSSVFGNNIIVSPSVVPSELLQLHMKLEEQRRAIEYQKKKMETLSARQRLKLGKAAFFNIVKKGGGKSDTLPLPLKHSQESTGLTSADRRKTKTQSCKDDSCLDMLKGQTEAGPMNRDNKWCTLSQDNCSEPDLNECSRSIDLLNEAISSIQQQMTQLSLQQDLLMRQGVTSPPEPVKTHLSTTPNTTQETSSTSDSKLYAVHFVDISGSSSFPVRRPPKLSSSLRSKGSERKQSKENSKTASVKSSIPSVDFTLSSREGTLGELETGSVVESSKTERNIQRNATFRVHECTGDGSGHFSGKIKPQEPPVICKTFESPSQDGDQQEIKAGGGDESTRIKSHLIEVDLSELKDPVADDSADVTDCRAEGEQKNVLGFFFKDDEKAEDEMAKRRAAFLLKQQRKAEEARLRKLQQEAESELKRDEARRKAEEERIRKEEEKARRELIKQEYLRRKQQALMEEQGLVKPRTRTKSRRNRPKSLHREEFNSLSKGSTTPDLSFSHRGSTVSLVTDADSVISGGAESNRAGSVCSMESFPMLSRASSRNMERDWENGSIASSITSAEYNGPKLFKEPSSKSNKPIIINAIAHCCLAGKVNEVQKNVILEELEKCESNHLIILFRDGGCQFRAIYSYSPDTEEIIKFTGNGPRTITRKMVDKLYKYSSDRKQFNVIPAKSVSVSVDALTIHNHLWQVKRPGSARRK is encoded by the exons ATCATATCCCTCCAGATCTACAAGACCCTTTCTATACAGACCAGTATGAGCAGGAACATATCAAGCCCCCTATCATCCGCCTGCTATTGTCTGGAGATCTCTACTGCCGTGTGTATGGACTCATCCTTCCTGCTGAGCAGGCTGCCTCTCTCCAAAGCAACCAGTCTGTCATCCAAGCACTGTCCAGGAAAGGCATCTATGTCCTGGAGAACAACAACACACCTGTTTCTGATCTGGATCTCAGCTCGTCCCCCATCAAAATG AGTTCTCACATCCACCTCATTGATGCTCTGATGATGGCCTACACAGTGGAGATGATCAGCATAGAGAAGGTGGTGTCCAGTGTGAAGCGCTTTTCAAACTTCAGTGCCTCCAAGGAGCTTCCTTATGACCTGGAAGATGCAATGACCttttggattaataaa gtGAACATGAAGATGAGAGAACTTACAGAGAAAGAGTGTAAAATGAAGCAACATCTACTTGAGTCACCCAGTCATCAAAag TCTCCCTCCAAATGGTACTGGAAACTTGTACCT GTGCGCTACCGCAGAGATCACCTGTCAGGTCGAACGCTTCAGCACTTCCCACTGTTGGAAGACTTGTTGAAGGATGTGTGTGATGGCACAGCTCTGCTCGCTGTCATCCACTTCTACTGCCCAGAAGTCATTAGACTGGAAG ATATCTGCTTGAAGGAGGTTCCTTCCATAGCAGACAGCGTGTACAACATACAGCTACTAACAGAGTTTTCAAATGAGTACCTGAACAAATGCTTCCATCTGAAGCCTGAGGACCTTCTGTACGCTCCACCAGTATTAAAG AATAATGTAATGGTCTTCATTGCTGAACTTTTCTGGTGGTTTGAGAATGTGAAGCCAGACTTTGTGCAGCCCAGAGACCTTCAGGATATGAAAGATG TGAGACTACTGCTTCAACCTAAAAGTTCTCGGTCCTATGTACCTGTCTCCAATGTCACCAAACGAAGCTTCCTGCCTTCATCAAACTCAGCTGACATCTTGACCACAACCCGAAGTCCTGAACTCAG CTCTAAACCAACCACAACAAGCCAATCTCACTCTTTGCTGCCACTGAGACAGAGGCAGCAGAAGGTGGCTCGGGAGAGCACTTCAG aGTTGAGAAATAGGTCAAACTCTGTGACACAAACAGATGGACAATATCAAGGCTCCATACTGGCGTGGCCAGAGCGGAGGGCCAG GCCTTTGTCCCAGCCTGTGCCCTATACCCTGAACTTTGCCACAGAGGACAACGCAGACAGCATCAGCCTCGCTCGCTCCATGAGCAAAGACAGTTTAGCTTCTAACATCATGAGCATTACCCCCAAACACATGCTGGCTTCAGGTCATCCTCAGCACAGACTCAGTGGTCAAAGCTTGCTTAGTCACATGCGtatagaagatgaagaagaagaaagagaggaagaggaattGGTTTCTGTCATCCATCCTTCTGCATTTTCTCGACATCGGCTTGGAAGTGACATGGAACAGGATGAGTTGGAAGTACAGATTGCAACTTCATCCTCAAGGGTTTCCAGTTCTTCCTGTGCTCTTGGGTATGGTGCAGATCCCCTTAGTTTGGACCAGCAGGCAGAAAGCTTCTATCTGGAGCCTTTGATGCCCACCGTCCCTAAGCCAGCCAAGGAAAAAAGCATCAGTCTGAGCAAACAGCAGGAAAGTGGTGAGAGTCGCAGTAGAATAGCTAAGAAAACAGCTACCAATATCCCAAGCACCTCTCAGAGAAAATCAGCACCTGTGGTAGAATCGCTTCGTAGCTCTCTCAGGCCATCCACGGACGGGACAACAGGTGTTACTCAGTCTGGGAAAAAACAAGCCCATggttttttccttcatttgtcAGGGGAACTAGACCTCCACACTCCATTTTCCTCTATGTTGGAGGCAGGGCATGACTCTGACTCTGACATTGCAGACcttgaggaagatgaggaggaggacgaTCAGATGGATCCAACAAAAGGAGTGAAAACAGGAAGGGGAAAGTTCTTTGAGGAAAGAGACATGACTGAATTTGGAGAAGCAGAAGGAGAGTCAGCCAAACTCAGAGAGGACTTGAAGGTGAGCGAGCGGGAGGATAAGGAAGACCTCAGTGGACGCTCAAGCCCTTGTCCCAGTACTGTATCATGGGCGAGCAGCTGTAGTGCTTCAGGCAGCACAAGTGTCAAGATGACCAGCTTTGCAGAGAGGAAACTCCTAAAACTTGGTCTCCGTGAAGGATACTCAAGTACCAGCAGCTCCCAAAAGACCACACCAGATGGCTCTGAGACTGCTCCTTTGTCATTAGTGAAGGAGCCTAGCTCTGTTTTTGGGAATAATATAATAGTTAGTCCTTCAGTTGTGCCTTCAGAGCTTCTTCAACTTCACATGAAGCTGGAAGAGCAAAGGCGTGCAATCGAGTATCAGAAAAAGAAGATGGAGACGCTGTCAGCAAGGCAGAGACTAAAGCTTGGGAAAGCTGCATTCTTCAACATTGTTAAGAAGGGTGGAGGGAAGAGTGACACACTTCCTTTACCACTTAAACACTCCCAGGAATCTACTGGACTAACATCTGCtgacaggagaaaaacaaagaccCAGTCCTGCAAGGATGATTCCTGCCTTGATATGCTGAAAGGTCAAACAGAGGCAGGGCCGATGAACAGAGATAACAAGTGGTGCACTTTGTCTCAGGACAATTGCTCTGAACCCGATTTGAATGAATGCTCTCGCTCCATAGATCTACTCAACGAGGCCATTAGTTCTATTCAGCAACAGATGACGCAACTCTCCTTACAGCAAGACCTACTGATGAGGCAGGGTGTGACATCACCCCCAGAGCCCGTGAAAACTCACCTAAGCACAACCCCCAACACAACACAAGAAACATCCTCTACCTCAGATTCCAAATTGTATGCAGTTCACTTTGTCGATATCAGTGGCAGCAGTTCTTTCCCTGTCCGCCGTCCTCCCAAGCTAAGTTCAAGCCTGCGGAGCAAAGGATCAGAGCGGAAACAGAGTAAAGAAAACAGCAAGACGGCTTCTGTCAAGTCAAGCATCCCATCCGTAGACTTCACACTCTCTTCAAGAGAAGGTACACTTGGAGAGCTAGAAACAGGCAGTGTTGTTGAGAGCTCCAAAACTGAGAGAAATATTCAGAGAAATGCCACCTTTAGAGTCCATGAATGTACCGGAGATGGAAGTGGGCACTTCtcaggtaaaataaaaccacaggaaccaccAGTTATCTGCAAGACATTTGAATCTCCATCACAGGATGGAGATCAACAGGAGATAAAAGCTGGAGGTGGTGATGAGAGCACCAGAATCAAGAGTCACCTGATTGAGGTTGACTTGTCAGAGCTGAAGGATCCAGTTGCAGACGACAGCGCAGATGTTACAGACTGCAGAGCAGAAGGCGAGCAGAAGAATGTGTTGGGCttcttcttcaag GATGATGAGAAGGCAGAAGATGAAATGGCAAAACGACGTGCTGCCTTCCTCCTCAAACAGCAGCGAAAAGCTGAAGAGGCAAGACTACggaagctgcagcaggaggCAGAGAGCGAGCTCAAGCGGGATGAGGCTCG GCGTAAAGCAGAGGAGGAGCGTATTCGtaaggaggaagagaaggcGCGCCGAGAGCTGATTAAACAGGAATACCTGCGAAGGAAGCAGCAAGCGCTGATGGAGGAGCAAGGTCTGGTCAAGCCTCGGACAAGAACTAAATCTCGCAGGAACAGGCCTAAATCACTTCACCGCGAAGAGTTCAACAGTCTGTCTAAAGGATCCACCACAC ctgatcTGAGCTTTAGTCATCGAGGATCAACAGTCTCTTTGGTGACTGATGCAGACAGTGTCATCTCTGGAGGGGCAGAGTCAAACAG GGCTGGATCTGTGTGCTCTATGGAGTCGTTCCCCATGCTGAGCAGGGCATCCAGCAGGAACATGGAACGAGACTGGGAGAACGGCTCCATAGCCTCTTCCATCACTTCAGCTGAATACAATG GTCCAAAACTCTTCAAAGAGCCGAGCTCCAAATCCAACAAGCCAATCATCATCAATGCCATCGCACACTGCTGCCTGGCTGGAAAGGTTAATGAGGTCCAGAAGAATGTTATTCTTGAG GAGTTAGAAAAATGTGAGTCCAACCACCTGATCATCCTCTTCCGTGATGGTGGGTGCCAGTTCCGCGCCATTTACTCTTACTCACCGGACACTGAGGAGATCATCAAGTTCACGGGCAACGGCCCACGAACCATCACACGCAAGATGGTCGACAAGCTCTATAAATACAGCTCAGACCGCAAGCAGTTCAACGTTATCCCTGCTAAGAGCGTGTCTGTTAGTGTGGACGCCCTTACCATCCACAATCACCTCTGGCAGGTCAAGAGACCAGGGAGTGCGCGTAGGAAATGA